A single region of the Sulfitobacter geojensis genome encodes:
- a CDS encoding HPr kinase/phosphorylase encodes MATQSPATTVHASCVSLDGNALLIRGASGTGKSSLALQLIALGAGLIADDRTELHARDGVLHAQCPPAIKGLIEARGVAILRLPVAQPAPVTLVVDMDKTETARLPDPHQTTISGITLPCLWRAPSSHFAAAVLHCLRHGISHDV; translated from the coding sequence ATGGCGACCCAAAGCCCCGCGACAACAGTTCATGCCAGCTGCGTCAGTCTTGACGGCAATGCCCTGTTAATCCGTGGCGCAAGCGGAACCGGAAAATCGTCGCTGGCGCTGCAATTGATTGCGCTCGGGGCAGGGCTGATTGCGGATGACCGTACCGAACTACATGCGCGCGACGGGGTGTTGCATGCGCAGTGCCCGCCCGCCATCAAGGGTCTGATCGAAGCACGCGGTGTCGCAATATTGCGGCTGCCGGTCGCGCAGCCCGCCCCGGTTACGCTGGTCGTGGATATGGACAAAACGGAAACCGCCCGCCTTCCGGACCCCCATCAGACTACGATTTCCGGCATCACCCTGCCGTGCTTGTGGCGCGCGCCCAGTTCACATTTTGCGGCTGCCGTCTTGCATTGCCTGCGCCATGGGATAAGTCACGATGTATGA